Part of the Planctomycetota bacterium genome, ACTTCTTCCAGTTTGTTCAATTCGGCATAGGGCTCGACCTCGGCCTGCCAAAACAATCCGCTGTCATCTTTTTTCACGCGGCTCACCACGCCGACTGGCAAGCCCTTGGGGAAGATCCCGTCCAAGCCCGACGTCAGCAGCAGGTCGCCCTTGCGAATTTCCTCGGAAGCCGAAACGTACTCGGCCTGGGTCAGCCAGCGTTCGCGCCGCAGGCCCAAATCCTGGCGCTTGCCCACCAATAGTCCGCGGGCGCGGGTGCGGGCGTCGAGCACATCGACCGAGCTGTTCAAGTCGGTCACCAGCAAAACTTGACTGTTGCGGCTCCCGGCTTTCATCACCCGACCGATGACGCCGCCCCCCGAAACCACAGCCTGGTCGGGCGCGACGCCGTCTTCGGTGCCACGATCGATGGTGATGCTGCGGAAGACCGAGACGGGATCGTAGCCGACCACTCGCGCCGCCTTGGCCTCGGCCTTCGCGAAGCCGCTCTCGGAGAAGAGGTTTTCCGCCGCCTTCATGCCGCGATTCTCCTCGCGGGCCTTCAAAAGCTCGGATTGCAACTCTTGCAGCTGGCCTTTCAAGGCCAGGTTTTCCTTTTTAGCGCCGCTCAACTCAAGATATTCGCCAAAACGAGAATGCGCCCAGGAATACGCCGAAGATAAAACCTTCGCCGCGGGAGACACCGCCTTTTGCGACCAGCGCTGGTACCAAGTCGGATTCGGCGACCTCTCAGCGGCGGCGGAAAAATACACCGTGGCGGCGAGCAGCGCGGCCATCAGTAAACCTAGTTTCCATTTTTGCCGGAAACGGAACATTCCAAGCCCCATGCCGGACGCAAAAGCGCCCGAGATTTTTGTTTAGTTCGATGACCTGGAAGAGGCGACCGGACATCCTAGACGGACGCCACGGCGCTAATACGAATTCACCGTAATCCCTTTGAGCGAATCCAGCTGATCCAAGGCCTTGCCGGTACCATGGACCACGCAAGAAAGAGGATCGTCGGCGATCGTCACCGGAAGCCCCGTCTCCTCGCGGATCAGGACGTCGAGATGAGCCAAGAGGGCCCCTCCGCCGGCAAGCACGATGCCCTTGTCGATAATGTCCGCCGCCAATTCGGGAGGAGTGCGCTCGAGAGCGATCTTGATCGCCTCGACGATGGCATGCACCGGCTCGGCGATGGACTCTCGGATCTCCTCGGAATTGACTTCCATCACCCGGGGCACGCCCGCCACCAAATCCCGACCCTTGATCTCCATCGTCTTGATTTCCCCGTTGGGATAGGCGCTGCCGACGGTGATCTTGATCGCCTCGGCGGTGCGTTCACCGATCAGCAAGTTATACTTTCGCTTTAAATACTGGATGATCGCCTCGTCCATCTTGTCGCCGGCCACGCGGATCGACTTGGAATAGACGATGCCGGCCAAGCTGATCACCGCCACTTCGGTGGTGCCGCCGCCGATGTCGACGATCATGCTGGCCGTCGCCTCGATGATCGGTAGACCGGCGCCGATGCCGGCGGCCATCGGCTCCTCGACCAGATAGACCTTGCGGGCTCCGGCGCGCTCGGCACTGTCCAGCACGGCGCGCTTCTCAACGGCGGTGATGCCGCTGGGCACGGCGATGACGACGCGCGGACCGAAGATGCGGCCGTGGCCGTTCACCTTGCGGATGAAATAGGCCAGCATGGCCTCGGTCATCTCGAAGTCGGAGATCACGCCGTCCTTGAGCGGGCGAATGGCGCTGATCGATCCCGGCGTCTTGCCCAGCATCTCCTTGGCGGCGAAACCCACCGCGGTGCCGTCGTTGAGGACCTTGTTGGTTCCCTTGCGCACCGCGACCACGCTCGGCTCGTTGAGCACGATGCCCTCGCCGCGCACGCACACCAGGGTGTTGCAGGTGCCCAGGTCGATGCCCATGTCGACGCTGAACCAACCAAGAAGAGATTTCAGACCCATGGGAGCTCCATCCTCGATCGTGCGGCCGATGCCGTCGATGCAACACCGTTCATGCGGAACGGAACGCTCGCAAGGCCGCCCGCGCGGTCACTTGCCCTTGTATTCAACGTACTCGAACGCCCCGCCCTGAGTCGATCCGCCCGAGGTGAGCTCGATGTTCTTCAGGGCAATCCAGCCGCTCCCGACCAGCAACAGCAGCACGCTGGCGGCAAGGAGGGCCGAGTAGATGTTGAGCGTCGGCTTGCGTTGCGGGATGTTGGGGTTGAACTGGCTCATGTCGAATTCCGCATGGAAGACTCACTCACCCTTGCGGGCGAGCACCCGCAGGCCGGTCCGAACCTCACCCTTGCCGACCTGTTCCAACTCGACCACGCCCACCGAGCGGTTGACGTCGACGGTGGTGATGCGCAGGTTGCCGATGTACTTGCCGCCGTCGGCGATGCTCATCACCCAGCCCGGCTGCACGCCGTCGCGGCTGCCGGCGTTGATCTCGGCCATGGTGGAGTCGGTGCCGCGGCGCACATTGATGATGGTGGCGCTCAGAGCGCGGTCGGCGGGAATGCGGGCGTCGCCGCTGGTGGCGCCGGGCCGCGCCGTGGGCAGGGCGCCGGCGTAGGTGCCGTACTTCTTGAGCTGGTCGTTGGCGGCCTTCATCTCGTTGGCCTGCTTGTCGCGCTCGTCGTTGGCCTGCTTGAGCTGCTCCTGCACCTGGCGGAGCTGCGCCTTCACCACTTCGTTCTCGCTGGTGAGGCTGGCGACCTGGTCGTCCAGTTGCACGTTGTCGCGGTCGGCCTTGGTCAGGCTGGACCGGAGCGTGGTCAATTCCTTCGAGACGTTGGAGACCAGCTCCAACTTGATCTTGTCACTCTCGGAGAGCACCTGCAGGTTGCTGGTGAGCCGATCGAGCTGCGCCTGGGTGCTGGCGACGAGTCCGGTCATGCGTGCCGCCTCGGCAATCGCCGCGTCGCGCTCGACCTGGGCCTTGCCCAGTTTCATCTCCAGATCCTTGGCCAGGTCGGTGACGGCGCGGACTTCGGTTTCCTGAAGGCGCTGCGCGGTGTCCTTGGCGGAGACGGCGATGGTGGCGCGGACCTGCTCGTCGGTCCACTTCTTCTTGAAGGTTTCCTCATTGGCGGTGTTGAGCATCACCAGCGGAACGAGGGCGACGGTCAGCAGGGAGGTCAGGACAACGAAGATCTTGGTCAGAATATGCACAGGCCAAACTCCATCAAAAGGATTCCCAACAGGTCTCGCGGACTACGCCCCACTCGCCGCCGAGATATCTACCCTCATCCGGGTGGGTATGTCAACGAGGAATCTCCAATTTAGCATCTTTTGGAGGTTCCGATGCCGCCGGTTCGGGCGGAGGCGGCTGGACCGGCACCGGCGCCATGGTGGAGGTCGGCGCGTTCGCCTGGCGGCGCAGGATGCTTCCGGCGGCGGCAACCTGGACCTCGGGCTCGCGGTCCCGAAGCAGTTTGGAAAGCGTGGCTTCCGTGTCGGGTCCGCCCACCACGCCGAAGAGCTTGGCGCCCAGCGTCCGCACGCGGACGTTGGGATCCCGCGACGCGATCGTGCCCAGCTCGGCCAGCTTGACCGGCGCCGGCTTCATGATCTTGCACACCGCGATCGCGGCGAAGAGGCGGATCTCGATCGGCCGGATGTCCGTGCCGTTGGCCTCGATCAGCCGCTGCAGCATGGGCAGGGCGCTCTGGTCGGCGATCCGGCTGGAGATCTCGCAGGCCAGCTCGATGCACTCGCTCTGGTCGGAGCGGAAGAAGAGCGCGGCGTGGATGGGCTCGATCTCCGTGGTGTCGCCCAGCAGCACCATCGCTTCGGCGATCTGCAGGTTCACGATCTTGACCGCCGAGGCGGTGGCCCGGTTCATCGGGTGGTGGGCGGCATCCTTGAGCAGCATCAGGGCCGACTTGTTGCCCAGCTCCCCCAGCACGATCGCCGCGTTACCGCGCAGCTCGGCGCTCTGGGCGAAGATCATCGCGGCCAGCGGGGTGGGATCCACCTCCACGCCGCAGCGCTTCAGGGCCAGGATCGCCGCGGCGCGGACGCTGTCGTTGGGGTCCAGGCGCAGCGGCTCCAGCAGCGGTGCCGCCCCCGGCAGGCTCACCTTGGCCACGCTCATCGCCGAAACGAAGCGCACGCTCGGGTCGGGGTCGGCCAGCCCGCGGCGCACGGCGGGCTCGAAGATCGTCAAGTCATGCTGCATCGCCTCGATGGCGTGGGCCCGCAGGGCGCGGTCGGGATTGCGCGAGGCCTCGTCCAGCACCAGCCTCGCGCTGCGGCCCAGGTCGCTTGAGTTGGAGACGGGGATCGTCGGCTTGGACGCGCTGCGGCGAGACAGCGTGGCGTCGCCCTCGGGCGAAACGCTCTGCTCCTTGCTGCTCCAGGAGGGCATTTTCGTCTGCTTGGAGTCGCTGCATCCCGCAATAAAAACGCAGGCAAGCATGGCTGCCGCGGCCGCCCCCGCCGAATGAGTCGTGTGTTTTCGTTTGTTGGGGAAGCAGTACATGAGGAACGAGGCCAGAAACATGGTCCAGGAGAATACATCGCCGATCGTAGCAAAGAGGGTTCGGGTTCGTTCCAGCGGCAGCGACGCGACCATCCATCCCGCCTTGCGGGCCGGCAGCGATTCGCCGATGCGCCGGCCGGCCGGATCGAACGCCCCGCTGACGCCGGTGTTGACCACGCGCAGCAGCGAGCGGCGCAACTCCACGCAGCGCCACCGCGCGGCCTGCTCGTGGTGGCGCCGCGCCGGATCGAAATCACCGAACCATCCGTCGTTGCTCAGGTTCACGATCGCGTCGGCGCCCTCGTCGGCGTTCACCAGACCGCGCACCGCCCGCGAGACGGTGTCCTCGAAGCAGATCGGCACCGCCAGCGCCACGCGGCCCTTCGACGTCTGCATCGACAACGTGCGCGGTCTCTCGCCGGTGGAAAGGTCGAACTCCATGCCGCGGCCGCCGAAATCCAGCAGCGCCTGCTCGAGCGCCTTCCAGTAGGAGATGTAGGGCATGGTCTCGCCGAAGGGAGTGAGCACGACCTTGTCGACGCGCTCATGTCGGCCGCCGGGCTTGAGCAGGTAGCCGCTGTTGTAGTGGCGGTTCCACTTGTACTGCATGCCTTCGATCCGCAGACCCTCGTAGGCGGAGCTGCCCACCAGCAGCGGCACGCCGCCTTCGGAGACCAATCGCTCAAGCTGCGACGTCAGCCGGTCGGCGGGCCAGAGTCCCCGCTCGCGCTGCAGCATGATCGCGTCGCTCTCCAGGCCCACGCCCGGCAGCACCGTCTCCGGCCAAGCGATCAGGTCGGGCGATGGGCCGCTGGAGCGCAGCGCGTTCAAGGCCTCCACCGTGATCCGCATCGCGGTGTCGAACTGCTCCTGCTGCATCTCGCGGGTCGGCGCCATCTTGTTGCTCTGTGGAACATTGGTCTGGATCACGAGCACCCGCAACGACTCGGAATCCTTGAAGTTCGGCTGGCGCAGGAACCCGAAGCACAATAGTGCGGCCGAGAACAGCGCGGCGATGGCGACCCCGGTGCGCCAATGCGTCCGCGGCGGCGCGGCCAGCGCGGCGAAAACTCCCGCGATCACTCCCGGCAGACACCCGAGACCCGCGGCACCGATCACCTCGGCGCTCTGTGCGAGCCATGGAAAGTCGATCAGCGGCTGGGCCGGCATGAACCAGGGATAGCCATCCATGAAGACGCGGCCGCGGAACCACTCGCAGCCACAGAGGATGATGCCCGCGCGAAGCGCCAGGGGCCAGTTGCGGAAGCGCGTGGAGCGGCCGCTGCGCGAAAGGGCCACGGCGTAGAGGGCGTCGAAGGCTCCCATGACGATGGCCAGTGCCGGCCAGCCATATTCGCTGACGGGTCCGATCCAGCTTTCGAGCCAGAACCAGCGCAGGCTGCCGATGACCCAGGCGATCAACGCCAGACGCCAGGCGGCGCGGCGGTCCCGCAGTCTCGACGCGCCGTCGACGACGAGCTCCTCCTGCCGCCAGCGGCTGGTCAGATGCGCCGCCAGCGTCAGCGGCGCCCACGCCGGCAGCGCCAGCCACGCGGCGTTGAATGGGTCCAGCGAGAGCGCGATCAGCGCCGACCCGAGGCCGCAGAGGCCTGCCACCTGCGCCGAGCGAACGAATTTGAAACTTCCGCTGCTACTTGCCTGCAAAATCAATCACTCGCCCGATCTCGCTGCGCAAGTTGGACCGGTGCACGATGCGATCCACAAATCCTGCTTCAAGCAGAAACTCAGAAGTCTGGAATCCCTCCGGAAGATCCTGGCGAATGGTCTGACGGATGACGCGCGGCCCGGCGA contains:
- the lnt gene encoding apolipoprotein N-acyltransferase, with the protein product MAGLCGLGSALIALSLDPFNAAWLALPAWAPLTLAAHLTSRWRQEELVVDGASRLRDRRAAWRLALIAWVIGSLRWFWLESWIGPVSEYGWPALAIVMGAFDALYAVALSRSGRSTRFRNWPLALRAGIILCGCEWFRGRVFMDGYPWFMPAQPLIDFPWLAQSAEVIGAAGLGCLPGVIAGVFAALAAPPRTHWRTGVAIAALFSAALLCFGFLRQPNFKDSESLRVLVIQTNVPQSNKMAPTREMQQEQFDTAMRITVEALNALRSSGPSPDLIAWPETVLPGVGLESDAIMLQRERGLWPADRLTSQLERLVSEGGVPLLVGSSAYEGLRIEGMQYKWNRHYNSGYLLKPGGRHERVDKVVLTPFGETMPYISYWKALEQALLDFGGRGMEFDLSTGERPRTLSMQTSKGRVALAVPICFEDTVSRAVRGLVNADEGADAIVNLSNDGWFGDFDPARRHHEQAARWRCVELRRSLLRVVNTGVSGAFDPAGRRIGESLPARKAGWMVASLPLERTRTLFATIGDVFSWTMFLASFLMYCFPNKRKHTTHSAGAAAAAMLACVFIAGCSDSKQTKMPSWSSKEQSVSPEGDATLSRRSASKPTIPVSNSSDLGRSARLVLDEASRNPDRALRAHAIEAMQHDLTIFEPAVRRGLADPDPSVRFVSAMSVAKVSLPGAAPLLEPLRLDPNDSVRAAAILALKRCGVEVDPTPLAAMIFAQSAELRGNAAIVLGELGNKSALMLLKDAAHHPMNRATASAVKIVNLQIAEAMVLLGDTTEIEPIHAALFFRSDQSECIELACEISSRIADQSALPMLQRLIEANGTDIRPIEIRLFAAIAVCKIMKPAPVKLAELGTIASRDPNVRVRTLGAKLFGVVGGPDTEATLSKLLRDREPEVQVAAAGSILRRQANAPTSTMAPVPVQPPPPEPAASEPPKDAKLEIPR
- the mreC gene encoding rod shape-determining protein MreC, with amino-acid sequence MAALLAATVYFSAAAERSPNPTWYQRWSQKAVSPAAKVLSSAYSWAHSRFGEYLELSGAKKENLALKGQLQELQSELLKAREENRGMKAAENLFSESGFAKAEAKAARVVGYDPVSVFRSITIDRGTEDGVAPDQAVVSGGGVIGRVMKAGSRNSQVLLVTDLNSSVDVLDARTRARGLLVGKRQDLGLRRERWLTQAEYVSASEEIRKGDLLLTSGLDGIFPKGLPVGVVSRVKKDDSGLFWQAEVEPYAELNKLEEV
- a CDS encoding rod shape-determining protein, giving the protein MGLKSLLGWFSVDMGIDLGTCNTLVCVRGEGIVLNEPSVVAVRKGTNKVLNDGTAVGFAAKEMLGKTPGSISAIRPLKDGVISDFEMTEAMLAYFIRKVNGHGRIFGPRVVIAVPSGITAVEKRAVLDSAERAGARKVYLVEEPMAAGIGAGLPIIEATASMIVDIGGGTTEVAVISLAGIVYSKSIRVAGDKMDEAIIQYLKRKYNLLIGERTAEAIKITVGSAYPNGEIKTMEIKGRDLVAGVPRVMEVNSEEIRESIAEPVHAIVEAIKIALERTPPELAADIIDKGIVLAGGGALLAHLDVLIREETGLPVTIADDPLSCVVHGTGKALDQLDSLKGITVNSY